GACATACTTCAAAGCGCCATCCAATGTGTAAGCTGGAACGTCTGGATTTGTACTTGTCATCGGTGTTGTTAATTTAGCTGTCAATGTCCAGCCTTTTTTGTTTGCCCGGCTATCCTTAACAACTAAATCTGCTCCATGATGCTGAGCTGAATTGATTCTCGTTGTTTTCCCTTGATACTTCGCACTTCCAAAATCGATTTCTGTTGGTGCAGAAGCCAATTCAAGAACACCAAAGACTGTCCCACCAGGGCTATCCGCTTTTTGAGAAGTAGCTGTATAGGTTTCATGTGTAGCATCCGGATCATTTGGACCTTCAACAAATGGCGTTTCTCTTGGTGAGTCACCGACTACCGTTGCAGTATTGCTGATCACTGTTCCAACTGCTGATGAAGCAACAGTTGCTTTAAATGTGATAACTGAAGAATCTCCAGTAGCTAAATCACCTAATTTGACTTTCAACTCTCTTGAATCTGGATCATAAGAGTAATCATTCGGTGTTTCAGCAGCTACTCCATCAATCTTGATTTCAGCTGTTGCCGGATCAAAATCTAACCCAGCAGGTAATGCGTCTGTTACAAGTATATTTTTCCAAAGTGTCGTGTACGATGCTTCTTTATTGTTTTTAGCCGTCAATGTATAAGTCAGTGTATCGCCAACTTGCGTCGTTGCTCCACCGGAAGAAACAACTGTTTTTTCCATGGTTGGCTTGTCAGGAAGAACATCTTCTACTGTATACTTGGTTGCCGCTTTAAACGTTGCATCACGGTAAGTCATATCCGCTGCCGGATTGATATTACCTGTATCAGTATTCGTAGAAGGTGCTGCTGGATCAAGTGTTTCAGTGATCTTAGCTGCATTGTCTTCTAAGAAAATTTGGATTACATCGCCTTTTTCTAAATAATGGGGGAGATTGTACGTCCAGGTACCATCATCATTTACAAGACCCACTGTTGATTGACGGACACCATTGATATCAAGATAAATTTTTGCTTTTGGTTCCGCATCTTTACCAATCAATTGTTTCATTCCGTTTGTAACTTTATCACCAGTTACAACTGCTGGTTCTGGAGGCGTAACATCTAATACTGTTGTTACTGGATCTGTATCAGAAATCCAAGGACCTCTAACAGCATGAGCTTTGATATCTTTACCAGTAATATTAAACTTAGTATCTGTGAATGACGCATAACCATTTGCATCAGTTGGAACAACATGGGTGTCACCAAACGTATCTGTATATGTGACTTGAGCTTGGCCAGCACCAGCATAGACAGGCTGTAAGATAACATTTCCATCTTCATCGAAATTATCTGTCGGTGTCATCCCGATTTTCACTCTAGCTTTGTACGTTTTATCAGCATCCGTTACAGGTACCCACTCAATTTCTGGGTTGGTATTCATACCGGCGATTCGTCGATACTGTGTTGCAACAAATGTTGCTAAGCCAGGTTCTGTTGTTGTGACATTAGCCGCTCCCCCATTTGCTTTAGCTGAGAATTTTTCAACTTTTGCATAGGTTTGCTGTGATGGTCCCATCAACTCAGACCTTAACGTCCACAAATCAATATCAGAATCATTGATCGTTAAAACATTCGTAGCGACATTAGTCGTCGAAACCGCTGGACTGTTACTTGTAGTTCCAGTATTTTTATTCCGAATATCGAATCCTTTAGGTGAGTTCATTGTAAAGGTTCTATTTGATCCGCCTGTTATATCAACAATTGGACTTGTTGTTGAACCAACAATATAAACACTTCCACCAGGTTCTAAATTAAATGCTGTATTATCTGCAGAAAACTGCATAACTGATCCTGTTCCCCGACTCAAAAGATTGATCGTTGCATCTTTTTTCACCGTTAACGAAGAACCTGCATCATCAAATCTTACCGAGTTTCCTGCCATATTCGAGTTATAAATTGATCCTTCTCCAATAGTCATCGCACGATAGTGAGAAAAGACTGCTGGATAACTAGTACCAGTTGTTTCATTCTTCAATGAAACTAATGCATCTTTCCCTACGGTAAATTCCATACTTTTACTTGTAGAAGCACTATTTGTTGAGTTCTCTACAAACCAAACTGCAGAGTAGTTCGCATAAGTTACGGTACCACGCCACTGTGTTTTATCTTCAATGATCATACCACCAGCATAATAATTTTCTTCCGTCGTTGTTAAGTTCATATAGCCATAGGTTTGTACCATTGACTGATAAGCACGAATGAAACGTCCGACACGATTTCCGTTAACTGGTTCTGTCGTGATATTTCCAGTTCTGAATGTCCAGCCAGCAACACTCGCTGTTCCACTACTCCCATTAACAAAAGCATATCTTCCAGCAGATGACAATCCATTGTTCAAATTTTGTTGTGCTAGCATATCATGAATATGGAAGAATCCAATACCATCGGTTGGACTATTGATTTCAAAACTACGAGCATTGAGGTGCAAGGTATGACCTTGACCATCGATTTCAATTGATGTTCGTCTGTTATTCATTGCTTGGTTTGCAGTATTAGAAATATCTGCTGTTAAAACAATTTTAGTTACTGTTCCATCATTATAAGCTGTTCGTAGCTGCTCCCATGTACTAACATTTGCTACATTTACTTCCGGATTAAATCCTATTGCTGTATTTGCTGCTTGATTCGCCGCTTCCATCTCTTGAGTTGTTGGTCCAGCTTCGCCATTATCTCCAGGATAGTTTCCCGTTAGATATTGTGCCGGTTCTGCCAAAGCACTTCTCATTGTTGGTGTTGAAGCAGTTTCAGGAAAATCAATTTTAACAGAAGCCAATACTGCTTTTTTATTATCTAACAAAGTCATTTTTGGCTCTACATCAGGCGATGATTTTTCTACAGAAAAATTGATTTCTATAGAATTACTATCTTTCTGAGTTGTAATTACTTTTTCTGAGGAATCTTCAGTGTCTACGATTTTTATTGCATCTACTGAAGTTGAAGAAGTTCCCTCTAACATGTCAGCTGCCGAAAATCCAGTCACTCCTTCATAAGAAAGAGTTAGTGTTTCATCCAACGGCTCAGCTATTTTTATTGTTACAGGAATTTTCCCATCCTTATCTGCAATACCAGTCACAATAGAATATTTTTCCTCAGATGCTTTCATTGGTGAAATGTTATTCAGCATAAACGAGGATAAAATACCCACCAATAATACAAACGCTAAGATAAAGTAAGACTTTTTTCCGATTTTCATATTTTCAACTCCTCCCCAAAACATTTTTTTGTGTGTTTGTCTTAATTGAACACACAATCTATTTCGATTTTTCTTGCCAAGTGTTTCATTTTTTGATACATTCACAGTGCAGGGGAAATTAGCGCTGAATTTATGACTTGTTTCCGGTTGAGAATGGCTGTTCTCAATTCGGATGTCATCAAAGAAGCACTGATTTTCTCTCTTTGTTTATGTGTTTACATCTGGCTAGAAAAAAAGAAACCAATTAAATTCGCTTTTTTGTCACCGTCATCATTCTTTTTAGAACAACCGCCATGACATTATTGTGTCCTTGTGTTTTGAAGCAATGTTATAGGGCTAATTTGTAGCCTTTTGAGCGAACTGTCTTAATATACACAGGGCGAGCAGCATCTGTTTCGATTTTCTGCCTTAAATGAAAAATCAGATTCGACACACGATATTGTTTATCGTTCCCTTCATTTTCCCAAACATTTTTATAAATTTCTTCATAAGATACAGCAATTCCCTGCTGTGTTTGTAAAAATTCAATTGCCTTAAACTCCAGCTTTGTCAGATTGATTTCTATTCCATTCAATACAACACTATAGTTACATGGTCGTAACTGAAAATCAAAACCGTTTGCTGATTTTGCTGCCTGTTCTTTCCTACCTATGTTCGCTCCATCTTTGTTCTTGGAACGATTCAATGTATTCGTCAAGAAAAGCTTGCTAACTTCAAAATCAAGCTCTTCATCCAGTATTCCGTCTGCTCCAAGCTGAAGATATACGATATGATTCATATTGTTCTTTCTATTAGAAACGATCCAAATAAATGGATTACTTTCCTTTTTTATTAAGATGATCAATTCGCAAATCATACCAATATTTTGCGAATGGTTTTCTTCAATGATAATGCCGTCATACTTATTCGCATTCTCAGCTGCTTCATCTTTTGAAATCAAGCTTACATATAATTGAGTATTTCTTAATGATTCTATGTAGTTCTCTTTATCGAGCTCATTAAATGAAACAAATCCTATGTCATACATAATACTGCTCTCCTTTAAAGTATTGTGACGCACACCATTTTTTACAATTTTATATATTTCCAATTAAAAAAATGTGATAATTTAAATATAATATCGATATGTTTCTCAAACTAAAATCAGTTTAATCTATTTCATTTGTTAAGTCTATGTTTTTTCCGTATTTTTTTATCATTTTTTTAATTAAAAACACAAAAAATTGAGAATTATGTGAACGGAAATCATCGTAACCCCTGATAAATAAAGAGGAATTTGAGTGTCTTATAAAAGAAAAATCTCATATATAACAAAGAAGACATAGAGAAAATCGGACATGAATGACTGTGGTATAATCATTAAAAAGAGGTGAACAAAATGAAAAGAATCCATGATCTACAAGAGTTAGTAAGCTATTTCAGCGAGGATAAAAAGTTTATTCATGACGGCTATTACCGTATTAGAGTCTTTGATAAAGAGACAATTGAATTAGCCTTTTTAGTTGCAGGGCCTTGCGGAGACAGTCTTGTGCACCCTCAAATCACAGTGTCATTGACGGAATCAAGCGCTATAGCTATCAAAATGATAGATATGTATGCTACTCCACCATTATTTTTGGATCGCGAGGAATCCAATAAACAAAAAATCGATCAAGAACTTGACAAATTAATAGAAAAATTTCTTAATATAAAAAATAAAAATACCAAGATTTTCTAATTAATCTTGGTATTTTTTAATAATCTAATATAAATACTAAATGGAATCAATTCCAAACAAAATGGTTATAAAATTCATAAAGTTACTTCAAATCAATAAATTTAATAATAAAATACAGTGCTAAGACATTAAGTGATTACATCTTATGTACGCTATGCGCACTTTCAATTCCTCCACAAGCTTCCTTGCAGGCTTGATTGATCAACATAAATGCACTTTTAGCACGATGCAAGCCACGTTTGTATTTGACTTCATCGATCACTTCACACTTGTCATTCAATGCTTCCAACCAAAAGTAAATCCCTTCTTTATAAATATCTAAGCCTTCCAACAAGATTTTTGTCGCTTCTTTTTCTCCATAGAAGACTAAATTTTTTCTAAAGCTTCCTTCTTCTATAAAGAAACGATTCACATTGTTGCGGCAAAATAAATAAGTATCTTTCCCTTTCCTGTTGATCGCTTGACTGCAGCTGTTCTCTTGAACTTCCTTAGCGATGGCATTAAAAATCTCATTGTAGACTTCAACTCTTTGCATTACTGACAAAATCATATCTGTATAACTAAACATAATGCTCTCTCCTCCCATTACTAAGCAGTAAAAAACACTGACTTGTATTTATTATAGTCTCCCTTAATCTTTTATATCAAGTAATATGCTATTAAAATGAATTTTTTTGTCATTTTTTTCATTCTTACACTTATTTTTTTTAAACTATAGCATTAAAAAAAGCCCATTTAGCCACATATACAGCGGTTTTTGAGCTTTTTTTCATATTTTCAAACATTTAACAAAGTTATTTATATTATTTTTCAAAAGATATGGATTTATTCGTTCGACTTGTGTTAGTTCATTCCCTTTTTTTATTCATTTCACTTACTTGCTCTTGCAGTTCACTTAGTAATTCGATTTGAATATGTTGCATCTCAACTAAGTGCTGCCATTGGCTATTGATCAAGTAATCCATTTTTTCGTGTAGCAGATTGACTTCGATTTCAGCTTTTAGATTTACTTTATAGTCATTGTTTGCCTGTTCACGGTCTCTTGCTTCTTGACGATTTTGGCTCATCATAATAACTGGCGCTTGAATCGCAGCTAAACATGACAAGGCAAGATTCAATAGAATAAACGGATATCTATCAAAAGGTTTCCCCAATAGTTGCGTTGAATTGAGGATGATCCAAACAACTAAAACGATAATAAAGATAAAAATAAATGGCCAACTGCCGCCAAATTTGGCGATAGCATCTGCTGTCTTCTGTCCAATAGTTAGATTTTTTTCAAGAGTCGTATTCAAATTATTGGATATCGTTTCATTATTTTTAATATTTTGAACGATCGTTTCATTTAGCTTTTCCATTACCATAGAATCACTTTTTATCATTATTTTCATATAATCCAATCGATAATTCAATAATTCCGGAAAAGGGATATTGGCATCTTCTGTTAAATCTGGACGCTGTTTCAAAATGAATTGCCGAATTTCTTCTTCAACATTTTTTAGCTGCATCTCATTCACTTCTGTTTGCTTTTCATGGGTATGTCTCGTCATATCCTCACACTCCTGATATTCTATAACTCTATCATACAACGAGAATCCAGATTCAGATATTATTCTGCACTAAAAAGTGCTGGAATAATATCGGTAAGATCTATCCAGCACTTATCATTCGATGTTTATTTTGTTTCTTTATAGACATTTTTTAATGTCAACGGTGCAGCAAAGGTATGATAGCTCAGACCCTTGACCTGCGGATTTTGTAAAACAGATTGCTGGTTTTGACTGATTATGATCATCCCAGCAGTTTCTTCGATTGCTTCCTTTTCGGCGGCAATCAATGTTTCCCAGCGTTTTTGTAACTCTGTTGCATATTTTTGTGAAGCGTCATCCAACAATCCATCATATGTTGGATTTGAGTAGTTACGGTCATTTCCGCTTCGCAGCATATTTAATGTGGAAATTGGATCTTGGTAGTCGGGTGTCCAATAAATCAGAAACATATCGTAATCACTTTCTCTACTCAAATTTAAAGCTGTTTCTGTTGGTAAAGCAGTAACATTGATCGTTAATCCAGAAAATAGTTTTTCTAAGCTTCCCTGTAAGCTTTCTCCCATTTTTTTATACGAGCCATCGTCGGTTACCATCAAGTCGATCGTGATGCTATCCCCTAGTTCTTTTTTTGCTTGTTCCCAATAACTAAGCGCTGCTTTTTCGTCATAGGTCATCAAATCTCCAGCTTCTTCTCTAAAATCGACGCCTGTTTCAGGATTACTGACAAAACCTTCTGTTACTGCGCCATACAAAGGTTTTGATCCATCCGCAATAATATTATTGACTAGATTTTCTTTATCGATGCCAAGTGCCAGAGCTTTTCTTAGATTTTCATTTTTTAATGGGGTGTCTTTCCCTTTTCGTTTTTGATTTAAACGAATATAGTTCATTGTTGCTGTTGGATAGGAATGATAATCTGGATTACTTTGGTTTTGTTTAGCTAGTTCTCCTGTGATCGTTGCAACATCCAACTGACCATCCTCAAATAAATTTAAAGCAGTCGACGCTTCCTTGATCACTTCATAATGAATACTATCCGATTTTACATTTTCATGATCCCAGTAGCTTTCATTTTTCTTTAGATCCCAGCTTAAATCGGTCTGTTTCCAGTTTTCAACAATGAACGGACCATTGTACACAACGTTTTCACTAGTCGTACCATAATCTGTTCCTAATTCTTCGACAACTTTCTGATTTTGCGGGAAAAAAGTGGGAAAGGCTAAAACTGAGGTAAAGTATGGTTTTGCTTCTTTTAGTTTCACCTCTAATGTCTGATCATCGATTGCTTTAACGCCTAGTTCATCAACTGGCTTTTCTCCATCAGAAATAGCTTCTGCATTTAAAATCGTGTCCTTAACTAAAAAACTATAAACATAGCCATTCTCTGGATCGATCATTTTTTTCCAGGCATATTCGAAATCTTTCGCTGTTACGGGATCATCATTGCTCCATTTTGCATCTTCTCTTAATTTGATCGTATAAGTTTTACCATCTTCTGATATTTCCGGCATCTCCTTAGCAGCTGCGGGAATCAATTGATCTTTATCATCCAAAGCGTACAATCCTTCAAATGCCGCTGTTTGTACAATGGCATCAGGAAAGTCCAGCATTACAGAAGTATCTAAGGTTGTCAATTCAGAAGCCGACATCAAACGAAGCGGTGTTGTTTTTGCCGCCTCTTCTTGTTTTGTTCCGGAACATCCCGAAATGATCGTCACCATTACAGTCATTCCAATAATTGATTGAATTAATTTTTTCATACTTTTCTCCCTTATTACTTTTTTATGTGCGTTCAACTAACATCCAAACAACGACAGCGGGCTCATCTCCGTCATTATAATTAATATGTCCCTCTCCTGCTTCGATCAATTGTGCATCCCCTGGTTTTCCTACAAGATCTTGACCATCTTCTAAGATCGTATGTGCTTTTCCTGATACTACATAAGAGTATTCATCCTGCTCATGTCTAGCAAATCCTTCTAGAGGTCGTTTTTCTCCTGGTTGTAAAACAATCAAGCCCATTTGGACTTTGTCATTTGGTTGATTTTCTGTATCAAAAAAAATCGTCATTTCTTGAGGTAATGTCGGTTTAATGATCATTTCTTTCCCAACTCCTTTTTTAGTTATTTTTTTATTATTACCTTTACGTTTGGATAAGTCAATGATATTTTAGAAAATTCTGATTTTTTAGATAATAATAGTTTATAAAAAAACTGGAAGTACCTCCTCTTAGGAAATAACTTCCAGTTTGGTTCTTACTCCCAATAACCTTTATGAACAGCAGCCGCAGCTGTCTCAACTTCCGGAAATGGGCCAATGATTTGAATATTTTTTTGTCCATGCTTGATGATTTCTTCTGATGGTAAATCAAATGTTGGATTTTGCTCGTTATCCCCCGTTAGTTCTAACAAGCGTTTTTCTGTCATAGCA
This sequence is a window from Enterococcus wangshanyuanii. Protein-coding genes within it:
- a CDS encoding pectate lyase-like adhesive domain-containing protein, producing MKIGKKSYFILAFVLLVGILSSFMLNNISPMKASEEKYSIVTGIADKDGKIPVTIKIAEPLDETLTLSYEGVTGFSAADMLEGTSSTSVDAIKIVDTEDSSEKVITTQKDSNSIEINFSVEKSSPDVEPKMTLLDNKKAVLASVKIDFPETASTPTMRSALAEPAQYLTGNYPGDNGEAGPTTQEMEAANQAANTAIGFNPEVNVANVSTWEQLRTAYNDGTVTKIVLTADISNTANQAMNNRRTSIEIDGQGHTLHLNARSFEINSPTDGIGFFHIHDMLAQQNLNNGLSSAGRYAFVNGSSGTASVAGWTFRTGNITTEPVNGNRVGRFIRAYQSMVQTYGYMNLTTTEENYYAGGMIIEDKTQWRGTVTYANYSAVWFVENSTNSASTSKSMEFTVGKDALVSLKNETTGTSYPAVFSHYRAMTIGEGSIYNSNMAGNSVRFDDAGSSLTVKKDATINLLSRGTGSVMQFSADNTAFNLEPGGSVYIVGSTTSPIVDITGGSNRTFTMNSPKGFDIRNKNTGTTSNSPAVSTTNVATNVLTINDSDIDLWTLRSELMGPSQQTYAKVEKFSAKANGGAANVTTTEPGLATFVATQYRRIAGMNTNPEIEWVPVTDADKTYKARVKIGMTPTDNFDEDGNVILQPVYAGAGQAQVTYTDTFGDTHVVPTDANGYASFTDTKFNITGKDIKAHAVRGPWISDTDPVTTVLDVTPPEPAVVTGDKVTNGMKQLIGKDAEPKAKIYLDINGVRQSTVGLVNDDGTWTYNLPHYLEKGDVIQIFLEDNAAKITETLDPAAPSTNTDTGNINPAADMTYRDATFKAATKYTVEDVLPDKPTMEKTVVSSGGATTQVGDTLTYTLTAKNNKEASYTTLWKNILVTDALPAGLDFDPATAEIKIDGVAAETPNDYSYDPDSRELKVKLGDLATGDSSVITFKATVASSAVGTVISNTATVVGDSPRETPFVEGPNDPDATHETYTATSQKADSPGGTVFGVLELASAPTEIDFGSAKYQGKTTRINSAQHHGADLVVKDSRANKKGWTLTAKLTTPMTSTNPDVPAYTLDGALKYVYNNNEITLNGGAQDIMIQDANASTAETTYNISDTWSASGDGFKFETAAQDVKALGTYQGEILWELGDTP
- a CDS encoding winged helix family transcriptional regulator, which encodes MYDIGFVSFNELDKENYIESLRNTQLYVSLISKDEAAENANKYDGIIIEENHSQNIGMICELIILIKKESNPFIWIVSNRKNNMNHIVYLQLGADGILDEELDFEVSKLFLTNTLNRSKNKDGANIGRKEQAAKSANGFDFQLRPCNYSVVLNGIEINLTKLEFKAIEFLQTQQGIAVSYEEIYKNVWENEGNDKQYRVSNLIFHLRQKIETDAARPVYIKTVRSKGYKLAL
- a CDS encoding DUF1003 domain-containing protein is translated as MTRHTHEKQTEVNEMQLKNVEEEIRQFILKQRPDLTEDANIPFPELLNYRLDYMKIMIKSDSMVMEKLNETIVQNIKNNETISNNLNTTLEKNLTIGQKTADAIAKFGGSWPFIFIFIIVLVVWIILNSTQLLGKPFDRYPFILLNLALSCLAAIQAPVIMMSQNRQEARDREQANNDYKVNLKAEIEVNLLHEKMDYLINSQWQHLVEMQHIQIELLSELQEQVSEMNKKRE
- a CDS encoding peptide ABC transporter substrate-binding protein: MKKLIQSIIGMTVMVTIISGCSGTKQEEAAKTTPLRLMSASELTTLDTSVMLDFPDAIVQTAAFEGLYALDDKDQLIPAAAKEMPEISEDGKTYTIKLREDAKWSNDDPVTAKDFEYAWKKMIDPENGYVYSFLVKDTILNAEAISDGEKPVDELGVKAIDDQTLEVKLKEAKPYFTSVLAFPTFFPQNQKVVEELGTDYGTTSENVVYNGPFIVENWKQTDLSWDLKKNESYWDHENVKSDSIHYEVIKEASTALNLFEDGQLDVATITGELAKQNQSNPDYHSYPTATMNYIRLNQKRKGKDTPLKNENLRKALALGIDKENLVNNIIADGSKPLYGAVTEGFVSNPETGVDFREEAGDLMTYDEKAALSYWEQAKKELGDSITIDLMVTDDGSYKKMGESLQGSLEKLFSGLTINVTALPTETALNLSRESDYDMFLIYWTPDYQDPISTLNMLRSGNDRNYSNPTYDGLLDDASQKYATELQKRWETLIAAEKEAIEETAGMIIISQNQQSVLQNPQVKGLSYHTFAAPLTLKNVYKETK
- a CDS encoding cupin domain-containing protein; this encodes MIIKPTLPQEMTIFFDTENQPNDKVQMGLIVLQPGEKRPLEGFARHEQDEYSYVVSGKAHTILEDGQDLVGKPGDAQLIEAGEGHINYNDGDEPAVVVWMLVERT